In Dermacentor silvarum isolate Dsil-2018 chromosome 2, BIME_Dsil_1.4, whole genome shotgun sequence, the following proteins share a genomic window:
- the LOC119441327 gene encoding uncharacterized protein LOC119441327 — MQYCHEGGFTVLGGLVDDWPSCLSRDGVHPSRFGNKVLTEYLYQVACTLSIHLERSHIQQCYKETRAPSSWTGWTRQDKHPCHHRGPLDVTAACIHYHQVIRSVCTSM, encoded by the exons ATGCAGTACTGCCACGAGGGTGGCTTCACTGTCCTGGGTGGTCTCGTTGATGACTGGCCCAGCTGCCTGAGCAGAGATGGTGTCCACCCGAGCCGCTTTGGTAACAAGGTGCTGACAGAGTACCTGTACCAGGTGGCCTGCACCCTGTCCATCCATCTGGAGAGAAGCCACATCCAACAGTGCTACAAGGAGACCCGGGCACCTTCTTCATGGACCGGCTGGACTCGGCAGGACAAGCATCCCTGCCATCACCGAG GTCCACTAGATGTAACAGCTGCGTGCATTCACTACCATCAAGTCATCAGGAGCGTGTGTACCTCTATGTAA